From Solanum stenotomum isolate F172 chromosome 2, ASM1918654v1, whole genome shotgun sequence:
AAAACAGCATGCGTCCTAAAACAGATTATTGATGGATCACATAGCACATGACATGCTTATAAGGACTTGAACGGACTATGGCACAAACAAGGTTTATGAGTGACTAAAACAAACACTACATGAGGACATGGTATTTAATATTTAGGTTTATGGGTGATAAACACAAAAGCTACATGATGTGGATTCGTCTTGGTGAACTAGGAAGATATGGGGCCTTTTAGTTCCAAGTATATAGCATCTTTACCTGATTTTCCTGAAAAGGCAACCAGAACACTAGCATTAGGTAGAAAAAAAGGGGCATTGACAACCTTAAACATGCATAGAGATTCGAACCTGCAGATGGCTTGCCACATTTTCTCTTGTCAAACCAGGAACATTCATCAGTTCAAGGATTCTCTTAGGTACAGCCTCTGCAAAGGAAGAAACAAAgcaaattaatacataaataagaagaaaaagatctGAACTAACTGAAAAAGTCAAAAACCGAAGTTCATACTATCAATGCCAAGTTGGTTGACTGCACTAACAAATTGCTGATGAAGCTCCACTGACCAGACTACACGTGGCTTTTTTGTAGTACTTGGGTCATCATTTTCCATTTCAGTGTCGTCTTCTTCTTTggcttctcttttcttcttctgtgGTTTTAGCACTCCATCTGCGCCTTCAATTACAGAAGAAGCACATTCAGCATCATCACTTCCTCGCTTATACCGATCATTGTCATCCAAGCTACCAGAGCATTCAGGCTCTTTACTGGAGTTGTATCTTTTCCTAACAACATGCTGCCAGATATTTTTTAGCTCCTCGTCCCGTATAGGCTTAATCAAATAATCACAAGCCCCATGTTGAACTCCCCTCATGACGAGGTTGGTTCTTCCATCACCTGACATCACTGTAGACAACAAAATATTAAGTTTACAGATGAGGCATCAAGCTGCCACAGCAGGAGAGGCATCACTTACTTATTACTGGAAGGTCCATTTCCAACCCAACAAGCTCAAGAAGTTTAAAACCATCCATATCAGGCATATGAACATCACTCAGTACAATATCAAAAGTCCCCCTTTTTTCACGTAATAGGTTTAATGCCACCATAGCTTGCGTACAAGTAGTAACTGCAAGCAATTCAAATAGTCAATGTCAGATTTGATTTTTATAACCAATAGATATGCATGAAATCAAACATTAAGCTAATATAACACTCGACCAACACAGTGTAACGACCTGACCCCTAGTTTTGACTATTTGTGTTTCAACTCATGTTTTGAGCATCTAGATATGTTGACATAGTAACTTGTGACTGGTTTGGGTTGAGACCAAGGGGTTTGGACCTGTTCCGGACaagttgaaaattgaaaattctgATCTGATATATGGTGCTTGTGATCGCAAGGTCAGGACCATGATCACGGAAAAGGGTCACCTAGCAAGGGATCTCATTCACAAAGAATTAGGTCTTGATCGCGAAGGGGCTTGACCAGGCCTAGCTTTTATTATCAAGTAAAGGAGGATATTTTGACTCATGAGTTTTTATTATCATCCACTAAACCTAGCATATCTGAGTTGGAGATATAAAGTTACAGAGAAAGTAGGTTTAAAGGAATATATTGTGAAAAGCCAAGAAAAACAACTCTCACTGTCACTGTGGGTTGTCACAGGGGCTAATGCAAGGAAACTTAAAGCTATTGTTCTCAATAGTTTTCTATTATGACCAAACATGAGATAACTTTAGAGAAGGTTGTTACAGAGGCTTATGCAAAGTTCATTCTTGGTGAAAAGTTAGGAGCTAGTTTGGAGTCCACAACAAACGGAGGGCATAGTTTCCAAGACCCTAACCTTATGGATACTAAGGAATTCATGAATATCATGTATGACAAGAATGGACCTGACTTTGCTGCTGCAATTGATGGAGATGTTGATATAAACATGATTCTTGGAAGTCATTTTTTGTCACTCCAGAAGATTTTGTTTCAAATGTTGCTGCTAATTCATGATGCTATTCCATATTTCCAGTCTGATCCTAAGGAACTAGCCCCACAGATGCCCACCAGTGGTTCTAAATCGCGTGGCTCAAAGGCTTAACCTTCCTTTTTATGAGGTGCCAACTAGTTGGAAATTCTTTGGTGATCCAAGGGATGCTTGAAAATTGTCAATTTATGGCAAGGTAAGCTTTGGAACAGGTTCTAAccacattcttgaaaaagatggTATATAAGTTGTTTTAGCTTGGCTTTACATAATTACCTATCAGAACAAGGACAAAGATCAGGGAAGTATTCCAATGCTATTCATATAATGCGACATTTCTTATGCTTATGAGGAAAAAGAACGCGTACAAAATTTACAGGATCTCTTGTATCTTTGTCGGATAAATTTTATCATGGTGTATCAAATTCTTTTGCACAAGTGAACAACAGAAGTGTTGTGGTTggtacaagttgtgtgtgtttTACTCTTCTGATCCACCTCATTTCCTGTACACTAGTGAACATACGCGAATGTAACTACAATTCCAACTGCAGATGTATATGCTACTCATTCAAGACAGAAAGTTCTTGGAGCACTAATTACTCATGTGGCCTTTAGGATACGTCATAAAGTGACCTCTGCTATGATGTGATCGTTATCACAGCCTACAAGTATTCACTGGAGCTTGTTCCACCTTCTTTTCATTTAAAGATAATTGGCATCCTAGATTACTTGGAGGTGTTCAATGGTGAAACTTACACAAGGTATAAGAAGTGCCTTTTATTTTGAGTACAAGGCCCTTGGCATCTTCTTTTGCAAATGAACTGTTGATGACATTGAGAAACCATTCATGCTTCCCAATTCCCATgggggaagaagatgaagattaATCCAAGGACAAGAAATCCTTTTTTACAAGAAACAGGGGATCTGGATTGATTCTGCATTCAAGGACAAACATCGTTGCATTTCAATGATTTTCACAACTTCCATTTTATCCCAATGGAGTTGATTCAAGGACAAGAAATCTTTTTGCGAGAAACAGGGGATCTAGCTTGATTCCGCATTCAAGGACAAACATTGTTACATCCAATGATTTTCACAACTTCTATTCTACCCCGATGGAGTTAGCTTCCTCATTTCAACATAACCACCCTTGCAGATTAGGGTTGTTTGGTGGGGAGGAGATATAATATGAACTGAATTTCTAGCACTACTCATGTGAATAGCCATATAGCACCAAGTGGTTTAGCTCATTTCAGATAAATTACTTATGGCTTAGGTTAGTAGTCAATTTTAGCTTCTCTGATACAGCTAGAAAGGTCTATAAATAAGATCTTCTCCTTCCAATGTAATTATCTTTTGAGAAATGAAGTAAACTTAGTTTAGTTTAACTCTTAGACTTGTTCTTGTTATTCCATCTCTACTGtaatttttgttaaatttcaatGAGCTTCAATTTGACATTGTATCATATTATTATGAGGTGAACAATAATACATGGAATGTTATGCAATGATTGCCTATTTGTCTTTAGAATCACTTACCCATGTATTCTTGTTCCACAATATATCTAGCCAATACATAAATTATGCTGGTATAAGTTTAACACCACCAAACAAATGACACAATGCAATGCATTGGGATTATTTTGCTTGTCTCCTTATACAACCAACCAATCAACGTATTACCTATCCAAGTTTATGCAAATTATCTTCATTGATGCAGTCATCAAATGTCAAACCGACAAACGGAATTCTAGTTTGAGACCGAAGCCTACTTTAttaagttaaaaatataaagtaaagcCATACAATTCATGGTTAAATTAAAACACCACAATAGAAATGAAGTAGTTGAAGGAAACAGACCTGAATACTTGCATCTGCGAAGCATTTGCTCAATAATTCGGAGGCAAACAACGTCATCATCAACTACAAGGACTCTTAACCCTACTGGAAAGTGATCAGTGATAACTGTAGCTTCCGACTTACACGTGGCAACGTCGCCACTCATACTTACCATTGAAGAtaacaaaaatgacaaaaagaaaaaaccaCACTTCCACAGAGTAGCTAAAATTACAGAAATGACACTGGTTTCACTGAACTGCAGCTGCTTCCATTAACAAGTGATCTTATGGTAGTGTTTGAAAATGCATTGAGGGTCAGATCCAGAGATAAGCTGAGGGTATACAGTGTAATGGAAGGTGAAATTAGGGTTTCGATTATTGAGAAATGAAGaatggaggaggaggaagaagaagaagaagagtactagggtgggtgggtgggtagGATAAAGAGGAAGGAGGTCTTAAATGGGGAAGATAAAGTGTGACGCGAGGAGTCGAGAGACACGCAGAAGGAAACTGCAGACACCTTTGTCTTTTtgattttctcctctttttctatTTAGGATTATTTTAtcgtattaattttattaatttacatcttgaacaactttttgtaaatttagaaataaatgtGAATACttttaaagataattaattataaaagaaatatagaaaaaaatttaattaatattttattaatttaataaaatgaataactaatatgagacaattatatttaatataatgatcaactaatatataAGATGggaatattactattttttttgtgcATTATTGTTCTAAAAGATTAAAATGGTAATTAAATAGAGAAATttccaaagaagaaaaaaagaagctatTGGCTTCACTCGAGATTAATGGTATTTGGGTACGTAGGAGTTAGGACTAGTTGCTTGTATCGAAGTTCAAATCTTaatcatataaattttaattattaagtttatttatttattattcttaatCATTagtatgtttgttttttttatattttataatcaaattaatagatttgaacaattaatatatatgtctataaaaaatctataaaaattACCATATCATCATCAACTATCACCCCTTTCTTTTTCTCATTCTCAACTAACACCACCTATCATCATTCACAGCACAATCACTATCATTGTCAATCACACAATCAATTGTCACTATCCCATTTACAATCATCATTATTGTACATAATAACCACCCGCTACTATCAACAATCATCATTATATATTGTTAACCACCGCATCACTCACTATCACCATCAGCTATAACTATCTTCAACCATCAGACATCAACCATTATTGTCCGTCACCATCACCACTAGCATCTATCCACAACACCACCATTAGTCAATATCATCCACATTCAGCATCCATTACCACCACAGCTACTAATTATTGTTGATAcattattagattaatttattattaattagatAAAGACAAGTTATACATTCAATGAAGATCACGATTTAATTGCAAGactataaattgaaattctATAGTTCCCTAGCAATTATTGTCCACTATTTACTTACCTACCTTATCTCAATGTTAAGTACTGattgtatattaaaaaaaatgtacataCAAGTATTGAAATGTCTCTATGTTTCTCACTTCTTCAATTCGAAGCTTAAACTTGACATATCTATGAAATTCCTATATTTTTAGTCCTTGAACGTGAAGTTTGCTTTCATATGCCCTTTCTTACGCGGTCATAAGTTAAATAGTCATCCTTCCATCACATATTATTGATCTGATTACTAGAATATTGACAAACCTGAACCAATAATATATCACTTGAGCTGCAGATTACAAATATAGACTGCAAACAAGATGGAATAAAGAAGGCGAAGTAAGTGCCAACAAGCTATCTATACAACCACACAACCACTACCATATAAAATATTCTGCCAAACGGTTAATTCAACTTCAATAGCTTGAGTTCCGTTCCTGCTGATCACTTACCATGCTTGGATCATAGCCAAAGTCAGAGGCACACTCAAATGTCACCTGTTGTACAACCAGAAAGCAGCGAGTACAGGCATCAACATGCTTGTTACTATTTTACAATCAACCATTAGAGAAAGTAGGAGAATTGATAAGTAGGCAAGGAGCACATCAAGCCTATGCAGAATTGCTTCTTACAGCTGCCTCTATGGGTTTTCCCTTGAATGTTATTGTGTGCCTCGTGTTAATCCATTCCGTGCTACATTCCTGTAGATAATTACATGttatttgaagttaaaattaaataaatttggaTGACTGGCTAGGTGAAGTTCTACATTGCAGTGTTTCTCCTAGCACTCATTGTAAGGGTGAGTGAGCAGTAACagaagaaaaatgatttaagcAATGAAATCCTAGAGAAAGTTAGTTTGCTTGCTAGTGAATTTTACACGTTGAGAATTGGAGCACCTATCCCTTGTTGATGCACCTGCATTACCTAGAAACGCCATGTTACAACTTGCTAAAGCTATAAAATGCTGTAGACATTTAACAAAGTTAAATATCTTTAGTCTTTTATAGTTTTGGCAAGTTCTAACATGGAGTTAAATGTCTAGTCTTTTATAGTTTTGGGAAGTTGTCACATGGTGTTTCTACGCAATGCAGGTAGAGCTACAAGAGATATGTTTACTATAACTGCCTTTAGAACCCTCACATGTATTCAACTTTAGCAACATAAATTGATTCTGAAAAGGATTCTCCAGGATGAAAATAATGTTAGTTTTTGTCTGGTATAAAGATTATATATCacttatcaaaatttaaaaaagaaaagattataCTCCAAGTCAGAGTTTTGTCATTAAAAGACTTCTTCAAGGAAATaagttattaaataaattaacagTGCAGAAAGGGGTGAGTCCTCTATATGCAATAAACCACAACAGAAAGCTCACTAGACTGCTCCTCTCTTGATATTGTTCATGGAGTTATATTCTCCGGTGTTAATCCATCCACTCTACAAGTCTACAGCCATGTTTCCCTCCATAATTTTGTCAAAATATATGGCTCAAGTCTTAATATGACAAGGTAGATAACTTTTAAGCAAAGGTAATTCACATGTGATACGATCATCTGTTTCCACTACCATCATAGTTTAAGGcctcaacaaaataaataaattgataacCAAGAAATCCCAAGGCCAATGGCGCACTCTTCAAAACTCAGCAGATAATGGTCCGTCCCTCTACCCTtatccacttaaataccaggcttTTGCATATCCCATACATTACAAATTGTGCGTTGAGCATTTACCACTTTACATTTTTTAAGGAAGTGCTCACTACCATTATGTGTTAGGTAGCAACAACGCTAGAAACATGTGAATTTTCAGTGTCAAGTTGATACtgtttttaataaaatcttgccttatcaagaaaaaaaagctCCAAGCAAGGTGGTCCTAAGTCTTACCTGAACACGGTCTTTTTAACTTGGAACATAGATATATATGTGGAGAACTactaaaatttcaacaaatattatattttggacCAATCATTTCAAAAGTACAATGTGTTTGGTGCCAAGAACCTTAAAAGGATAGAAACTTGAAGCAACACAACAATTGTTGGTGTACTCTTCAGGATGTTAAAGACGAGAATAGCATGCTCAATTTCATAGATACTATTCAGAAATAGGTTGTTTGTTCATATGGaactctttctttttgtttttgtacagAAAGGTTCAGAGATGTGTAAATCCCTGGCACCATTTTAGTGCCAGGTTACTGTTTTTAATACATTGAAGGCATACCTTCCTGGAAGCGGCTGAGAACTGTTAACTGGACCCTTAGAATTTGCAAATCTTTTTGCTCTATTTTCTTGTTCCTTCTCAACACGCATGGCAGAAACCTCCTTCTCCATCGCAGCGACTTCCCGTCTCATCTTTTTGGCCTCAACTTCCATGGCTTTTGTTAAAGTCTCTACTTTCTTTGCTAACATCTAAACCAGAAAATATTATCAAGCTTAGCAGAAAACCGAAGTGAGTGAAGGTAGTCATGATACCAATCAGAAATCGATCTAACCTCAATAGCGTCGTCTTTGTCATTAAGACTTTGATCCTTCTCATGACCAGCTTTCCTCAAGGCAATTACTTCTTTTTGCAGCAAATCATATAATACTCCTGGCACAGTATCCTCTGTTCTTGTCATTTGCGAGTCATTGTGCTTTTCATCTTGATTCGCTTTCCATGAATTGCTCTCAGTCTCATTGTCTTTGGTCCCATCACAGGACTTGCTGCTGTTGAAATTTGGACCTGTTCCATTCAGAAGTTTTTTACTCCTATCCAATGATCTTGAACCACCATCAAACGACTTAGATGTCCCTTTTGCATGCTTCAACACTGTACTGGCGCCAGAAGATCTCAGCTGAAATGATGGTGATCTCTTGGGTAAGATGCCATTGGAGGTCAATTTGGAGATGTTGTCAGCACCACCCAGTGATCGCCGACGCGAAGGACCGTTGCTTGAACTTCTTCCATCTGGTGTAGTGCGAGCGCCTGTACTTGTTGATTTTAATGTCTCTTCAAGGACCTTGAGCCTTAGATGATATTTCTCCTGAGGAGATTATCAAGGTTGAGATAGAAACAAACTATAGAAATAACATCTAAATCATGTTAAGATACACCCTCTATTGGAAAGAATTATTACTTTCAGCTGGGCTTCAGATTTTGCAGTTCGTTCAGAGATTGCAAGCTTGTCGCGTAACTGTTGCAACTCACCCTGCAGAACATTTTGTGGTGTGAGAACATTTTCTTTATTCAGAACACATTCAGTTGTATCAGGACAAGATGACCCTATGATCTAATGTCAGAAGTTATGGAAAACTATCAAACCTGCAGAAACTTCCTTTCTTCAAGCCACTGTTTAACAGGCATTACTTTATCACTGGCATCTTTCCATTCATTAGCAACCACAGTTGCTACCCTATTAGCTGTTACCTTGGCACGTGCTAGCTCCCGGTCAAgagtttttctttcttcctgtAGAACAGATAAGTAGAAGCAGTCCACTTTAGGATCATCCACGTACAAACTATTGAGAGTATAATTTATTAAAGTATCACAAGGATCGATTACATTCATctcttgaacttttctttgGTAATCCCGGACAGCATTAGCAGCAGCACCGCCAGCAAGAACAGCCTCTTCAAGCTCACGTACAGTTTGGGTAAGCTTTTCAACCTCTGCAACTTTTTGTCGATGCATTCtgtctaatattttattttcttcctgaAGTATGTTTGTACggaaaaaaacaaataaggGAAGGatgattttgaaattaaaagaaTAACAAGTGATCAATTTCtgtgaccaatttataacagcAGAAGCACAATTTCTGTGACCAACATACCTGGCATATTTCTATCTGTTTCATCAAGTCCTGGTTCTTGTTCTGAAGATCATCCACCATAGAAGCCTTTGCTAATGCTGACTGCACTGTTCTCTCAGCATCAAGTAGAGCTGCTTCTTTTGACTTAGTAAGACGGTCCAGTGCTTTATTATCATCTTGTAGCTTTGCAATCTAGGAGAAGATAGGCCAGAGAATGAGAAAATATCCTTCTATGAGGGTGAGGATATACATAATCACAGCCAGATGCAAAATACAGCCACAGACCTCCTGACGAGCAAGCTTGAGTTCAGCCTCCAAAGGTGCAAGAATGGCTTCAATTGGAGGCATATCATCATCTTTTTGAGCAGCATGAACCCTTCGAAGGGTGGCTTCTGCTGCAAACTGTGCTGCCATGGATGCCTTTTTCTCttcattaattttcttaatttcaagATTCTGCCGAGCAAGAATTGTATACACAGTTATGAACAAcacattaacaaaataaaagaaattttacaGGGAAGAATTTGAGTTAGCACCTTGCTTTCCAAAAGAGATTCAGTCAGCTTGAGCTTCTCGTCAACCCTTGACCACTCGTCCGTAAGCTAACATCATAGAAAACAGTTAACTATATCAGCCTGTGTTCTTAGCACAAACCAATAGCTTTAAAATTAGCACAGGAAAATTAGTCATATGTACCCAACTCAAAGTGCCTAAGGGACAGCTATGAAACGCTACCACTAAGAATTATGTTGCCAAAAAAGGCAACATGAATACAAATACTAGTCTAGACCTGCCCATCAACTGTCAGTAGATTGcagttttcaataatttttttttggtaacaactGTAAATATATTACCATAACCAACAAAAAGTACGAATACAAATGAAGAGCACCTTTCTCTGATAACAAAGAACAGGCCTCCTACCAAATCATAAGAAAACTAAAAACACATTAAATGCTGAATAAAATTCCTACATTTTATTGCTTTCTTGGAACTACTAAGTAACTGTAACCTTTCTCTGATTTCCTTCTTTATCTGTGCAATTGCCTCATCCGTCTGTACACATTTACCTTTGTATCGCCTCCAATTTCTGGCACGCCAAGTGTGATAAATGATAGCTCCACATATCGCTGCCATGATCTCTTTTTGAAATAGCTTCCAGTGTTTCCCATCTATACATTCCAGAACTTTCATTATACCAATATTATGCATAGACACTTCAGTCCAATGATTCATTGCTTGCCACACAGTTGATATCCATTTGCATTTCCCAAATAGGTGATCATTGGTCTCCATTACTTTCTCAGCACATAAACAACATGCAGTATCATCAACCTGAATCTGTAACCTCAACTTTCTCTCCTGTGTAAGTAGTCTTCCCTGGACAGCCAACCACATTAAGAATCTGTGTTTAGGAAGTGCCATTGACGTCCACACTAGTGCAGCCAACTTCCATGTAGGTTTACATCCTATAATTGCTAAATAACTCTTAGAAATAGAATAGGTGCCATTAAGAGTTAACATATATCTTCCTTGATTGTACCAACTCTGCATTTCCTCTTTAAGTGCATTAATTTTCCTCCAATACCAACTACTATCAATGGGAGGTTTGTGATTCCATATAGAATCAGTCTTCATATATATACCATGGACCCATTTAACCCAAAGTGCCTCTTTGTTCACAATTATTTGCCACAGTAAATGACCCACTGATGCTTTGTTCCAATTAATGCAGCCCTTAATATTCAGTCCTCCTAGTCTCTTGGGCCAACACACTTTATCCCATGCAACCAATGCTACTTTCTTCTTCTCTGTACTACTACCCCATAAGTAAGCTCGACAAATCTGATCAACTTCCTTTAGAATGCTCTGGGGAAGAATAAACACTGCCCCCCAAAAACTGTGAATTGAGAAAAGCACAGCATTAATCACCTGTAGTCTACCAGCATAGGAAAGTTGCTTGGAGTATGTCACTTTGATGTGGAAGTTT
This genomic window contains:
- the LOC125857184 gene encoding microtubule-associated protein 70-2-like, whose protein sequence is MAEVSGDNSYNVRQPTSDTAGYTTPLTVSASFKEGKTYRRRTSMRPSLDADEFLNLLHGSDPVKLELNRLENELRDKDRELSDSQAEIKSLRLSERLREKAVEELTDEWSRVDEKLKLTESLLESKNLEIKKINEEKKASMAAQFAAEATLRRVHAAQKDDDMPPIEAILAPLEAELKLARQEIAKLQDDNKALDRLTKSKEAALLDAERTVQSALAKASMVDDLQNKNQDLMKQIEICQEENKILDRMHRQKVAEVEKLTQTVRELEEAVLAGGAAANAVRDYQRKVQEMNEERKTLDRELARAKVTANRVATVVANEWKDASDKVMPVKQWLEERKFLQGELQQLRDKLAISERTAKSEAQLKEKYHLRLKVLEETLKSTSTGARTTPDGRSSSNGPSRRRSLGGADNISKLTSNGILPKRSPSFQLRSSGASTVLKHAKGTSKSFDGGSRSLDRSKKLLNGTGPNFNSSKSCDGTKDNETESNSWKANQDEKHNDSQMTRTEDTVPGVLYDLLQKEVIALRKAGHEKDQSLNDKDDAIEMLAKKVETLTKAMEVEAKKMRREVAAMEKEVSAMRVEKEQENRAKRFANSKGPVNSSQPLPGRNVARNGLTRGTQ